A section of the Geoalkalibacter ferrihydriticus DSM 17813 genome encodes:
- a CDS encoding glutaredoxin family protein: MRGFPLWLLLILAGSPWQGVAAPVEKTGAAGSRQVVLLVYSAANCPHCRQAEEFLKELAVDRPALVIDVRDIWTNRRHFEELIRLADIYEVSVTTPSIFLGDRAWFGFGRERGRQIEAAVEECLLTGCPDTLALAAAGRLQPRSPPPALETQSEDTSVFIPWVGRVDGRTLSLPVFTLVIGLLDSFNPCAFFVLLFLLSLLVHLRSRGRMLLVGGIFIFFSGLFYFLFMAAWLNLFLSFGQIRGLTLAAGALALIMGGINIKDFFYFKQGFSLSIPESAKPRLFQRMRGLLKASSLGSMIGATIVLAAAANMYELLCTAGFPMVYTRVLTLHELPTWQYYLFLSVYNLVYVVPLLVILVVFTWTLGASKLSEWQGRVLKLLSGTMMLLLGTVLLLRPLLLSQVLVSLGLLILAVLITWCVAALRKRMEQGV, encoded by the coding sequence ATGCGCGGGTTTCCGTTGTGGCTTTTACTGATACTGGCGGGGTCGCCTTGGCAGGGGGTGGCGGCTCCCGTGGAAAAAACCGGGGCGGCGGGTTCACGGCAGGTCGTGCTCCTGGTGTATTCGGCCGCGAATTGCCCCCACTGCCGCCAAGCCGAAGAATTTCTCAAAGAACTTGCCGTGGATAGGCCCGCGCTGGTGATTGATGTCCGCGATATTTGGACCAATCGCCGCCATTTCGAAGAGTTGATACGCCTTGCCGATATTTATGAGGTGTCCGTCACCACTCCCTCCATCTTTCTCGGCGATCGCGCCTGGTTCGGCTTCGGTCGCGAGCGCGGGCGGCAGATTGAGGCGGCGGTTGAAGAATGTCTTCTCACCGGTTGTCCCGACACCTTGGCTTTGGCGGCGGCGGGTCGGCTACAGCCACGGTCACCCCCGCCGGCCTTGGAGACGCAAAGCGAGGACACCAGCGTCTTTATTCCCTGGGTGGGGCGGGTGGATGGGCGCACCCTGAGCCTGCCGGTCTTCACCCTGGTCATCGGTCTGCTGGACAGCTTTAACCCCTGCGCGTTTTTCGTGCTGCTCTTTCTGTTGAGCCTACTGGTTCATCTGCGCTCGCGGGGCCGCATGCTGCTGGTGGGCGGCATATTCATCTTTTTTTCCGGCCTGTTTTATTTTCTGTTCATGGCGGCCTGGCTCAACCTGTTTCTTTCCTTCGGACAGATACGCGGTCTGACCCTGGCGGCGGGAGCCCTTGCCCTGATCATGGGCGGGATCAACATCAAGGACTTTTTCTATTTCAAGCAGGGCTTCAGTCTTTCCATTCCCGAGTCGGCCAAACCGCGACTGTTTCAGCGAATGCGCGGACTGCTCAAGGCGTCGAGCTTAGGCTCGATGATCGGCGCCACCATTGTCCTGGCGGCTGCGGCCAACATGTATGAGCTTTTGTGCACTGCGGGATTCCCCATGGTTTACACGCGGGTATTGACCTTGCATGAATTGCCCACCTGGCAATATTATCTGTTCCTTTCCGTGTACAACCTAGTTTATGTTGTCCCTTTATTGGTCATTCTTGTGGTCTTTACCTGGACCTTAGGCGCGTCCAAGCTCAGCGAGTGGCAGGGACGGGTTCTCAAGCTTCTTTCGGGAACCATGATGCTCCTGCTTGGTACGGTTCTGCTGCTGCGTCCACTTTTGCTCAGCCAGGTTCTGGTGTCCCTTGGGCTGCTGATTCTGGCGGTTCTGATCACCTGGTGTGTGGCCGCGCTGCGCAAGCGCATGGAGCAGGGCGTGTAA